One genomic region from Streptomyces sp. NBC_01304 encodes:
- a CDS encoding LLM class flavin-dependent oxidoreductase, whose protein sequence is MKFSYVMLPDYPLTESLASIRLADELGFHACYAADETWHKDMWLLFAAAARETHNIRFGPSLSSVVLREPTLIAQALATLDELSDGRAEGVLSSGNFGLLAQYGMDWTRQKPLSRTKEALHVVRTLLDDGAITYDGEFFTYDGLFTFARPVQDHLPLKLGAMRGPKSFEAAGELSDGCHHALSYTKEAYDYAVEHIRIGAERAGKNYRDLDIGAWVVFATGPDSAKAKEAARSMVGIYASSMPEEQLRRNGVDPAELKPVIDAIGAGDLARGIELTSPEVAEKLSVSGTPEECLEKIRRDIEPSGVNHMICAITDRSLVHAFTGRDLEGVADVDTQLRLIHDKIMPSWA, encoded by the coding sequence GTGAAGTTCAGCTATGTCATGCTGCCCGACTACCCGCTCACCGAGTCCCTCGCCTCGATCAGGCTCGCCGACGAGCTCGGCTTCCACGCCTGCTACGCCGCCGACGAGACCTGGCACAAGGACATGTGGCTGCTCTTCGCCGCGGCGGCCCGCGAGACCCACAACATCCGCTTCGGCCCCAGCCTCTCCTCGGTGGTCCTGCGTGAGCCGACGCTGATAGCCCAGGCCCTCGCCACCCTCGACGAGCTCTCCGACGGCCGCGCCGAAGGCGTCCTGTCCAGCGGCAACTTCGGCCTCCTCGCCCAGTACGGCATGGACTGGACCCGCCAGAAGCCGCTGTCCCGCACCAAGGAGGCCCTGCACGTGGTCCGCACCCTCCTGGACGACGGCGCGATCACATACGACGGTGAATTCTTCACGTACGACGGCCTGTTCACCTTCGCCCGCCCCGTCCAGGACCACCTGCCGCTCAAGCTGGGTGCGATGCGCGGCCCCAAGTCCTTCGAGGCGGCCGGGGAGTTGTCGGACGGCTGCCACCACGCGCTGAGCTACACGAAGGAGGCGTACGACTACGCGGTCGAGCACATCCGCATCGGCGCCGAGCGGGCCGGCAAGAACTACCGGGACCTCGACATCGGCGCCTGGGTCGTCTTCGCCACCGGCCCCGACTCCGCGAAGGCCAAAGAGGCCGCCCGCTCCATGGTCGGCATCTACGCCTCGTCGATGCCCGAGGAGCAGCTGCGCCGCAACGGCGTCGACCCCGCCGAACTCAAGCCCGTGATCGACGCGATCGGCGCCGGCGATCTGGCCCGCGGCATCGAGCTCACCTCGCCGGAGGTCGCCGAGAAGCTCTCCGTCTCCGGCACCCCCGAGGAGTGCCTGGAGAAGATCCGCCGCGACATCGAGCCCAGCGGCGTCAACCACATGATCTGCGCGATCACCGACCGCAGCCTCGTGCACGCCTTCACCGGTCGCGACCTCGAAGGGGTCGCCGATGTGGACACCCAGCTCCGCCTGATCCACGACAAGATCATGCCGAGCTGGGCCTGA
- a CDS encoding MMPL family transporter, translated as MATFLYRLGRGAFRRRGLVALLWVAIIVGIGGAASVAPAAPEDSFSMPGTESQKAFDLLAERFPGQASDGATARVVIKAPEGEKLTDAAGKAHVKDLLADLGDNPQVKEVANPFEANAVSKDGSTAYASVSYKVNAQELTDKARDALTKATDDARSDGYTIETGGDALMAEPEMGGTAEMIGMGVALVVLVLTFGSLIAAGMPLISAIIGVGIGTSAIAALGSALGLSATTGTLASMIGLAVAIDYALFIIARFRAEIAEGRAPDEAAGRAVGTAGSAVVFAGLTVIVALAGLSVVNIPILTKMGLAAAATVAVAVMIALTLTPALLGIIGRFALSRKDRKARKNGTAPKNAGKPKLGTRWAQFVLRRPVAVLITAVLGLGIIAVPVSSLELGLPDEGSSAPDSTQRKAYDILSDSFGAGFNGPLNVVVDAKGTDDPKAAAEAVGKKIDDQSEVAAVSPAVFNKAGDTATITVMPKTAPADPATETLVHDLRDLSGDIKAETGAAMLVTGTTALNIDFSQTLNDALLPYLALIVGLAFILLMLVFRSVLVPLKAALGFLLSVLAALGAVVAVFQWGWLADIFGVEQPGPIMSMMPIFMIGVVFGLAMDYEVFLVTRMREAYVQGASPAEAITTGFTLGGRVVAAAAIIMISVFSGFILETNDMVKMMGFGLAIAVLFDAFVVRMAVVPAVLALLGNKAWWLPKWLDRVLPNVDVEGEKLHKQLDGDDDGQAPAPQEREPAPAGV; from the coding sequence GTGGCTACATTCCTTTACCGGCTCGGCCGAGGCGCGTTCCGGCGCCGCGGCCTGGTCGCCCTGCTCTGGGTGGCCATAATCGTGGGCATCGGCGGCGCCGCATCTGTCGCGCCCGCCGCGCCCGAAGACTCCTTCTCCATGCCCGGCACCGAGTCGCAGAAGGCCTTCGACCTGCTGGCCGAGCGCTTCCCGGGCCAGGCCTCCGACGGTGCCACGGCCCGTGTGGTGATCAAGGCCCCCGAGGGCGAGAAGCTCACCGACGCCGCCGGCAAGGCGCACGTCAAGGATCTGCTCGCCGACCTCGGCGACAACCCGCAGGTCAAGGAGGTCGCCAACCCCTTCGAGGCCAATGCCGTCAGCAAGGACGGCTCGACCGCGTACGCCTCCGTGTCGTACAAGGTCAACGCCCAGGAGCTGACCGACAAGGCCCGTGACGCGCTCACCAAGGCCACCGACGACGCCCGCAGCGACGGCTACACCATCGAGACCGGCGGCGACGCCCTCATGGCGGAGCCCGAGATGGGCGGCACCGCCGAGATGATCGGCATGGGCGTCGCGCTCGTCGTCCTGGTCCTCACCTTCGGCTCGCTGATCGCGGCCGGCATGCCGCTGATCTCCGCGATCATCGGTGTCGGTATCGGCACCTCAGCCATCGCGGCACTCGGCTCCGCCCTCGGCCTGTCCGCCACCACGGGCACGCTCGCCTCGATGATCGGCCTCGCGGTCGCCATCGACTACGCGCTGTTCATCATCGCCCGCTTCCGGGCCGAGATCGCCGAGGGCCGTGCACCCGACGAGGCCGCGGGCCGTGCTGTCGGAACCGCCGGTTCCGCCGTGGTGTTCGCCGGTCTGACCGTGATCGTCGCCCTCGCTGGCCTCTCGGTCGTCAACATCCCGATCCTCACGAAGATGGGCCTGGCCGCCGCGGCCACCGTCGCTGTCGCCGTGATGATCGCGCTGACCCTCACCCCGGCGCTGCTCGGCATCATCGGCAGGTTCGCGCTGAGCCGCAAGGACCGCAAGGCCCGCAAGAACGGCACCGCGCCGAAGAACGCCGGCAAGCCCAAGCTCGGCACCCGCTGGGCCCAGTTCGTGCTGCGCCGCCCGGTGGCCGTGCTGATCACCGCGGTGCTCGGCCTCGGCATCATCGCCGTGCCGGTCTCCAGCCTCGAGCTCGGTCTGCCCGACGAGGGCAGCTCCGCGCCCGACTCCACGCAGCGCAAGGCCTACGACATCCTGTCGGACTCCTTCGGTGCCGGTTTCAACGGTCCGCTGAACGTCGTCGTCGACGCCAAGGGCACGGACGATCCGAAGGCCGCCGCCGAGGCGGTCGGCAAGAAGATCGACGACCAGAGCGAGGTCGCTGCCGTCAGCCCGGCCGTGTTCAACAAGGCCGGCGACACCGCCACCATCACCGTGATGCCGAAGACGGCGCCCGCCGACCCGGCCACCGAGACCCTGGTCCACGACCTGCGGGACCTGTCCGGTGACATCAAGGCCGAGACCGGCGCCGCCATGCTGGTCACCGGCACCACCGCCCTGAACATCGACTTCTCGCAGACGCTCAACGACGCCCTGCTGCCGTATCTCGCCCTGATCGTCGGTCTGGCGTTCATCCTGCTGATGCTGGTGTTCCGCTCGGTCCTGGTCCCGCTGAAGGCCGCCCTCGGCTTCCTTCTCTCGGTCCTCGCCGCGCTCGGCGCAGTCGTCGCGGTCTTCCAGTGGGGCTGGCTCGCCGACATCTTCGGCGTCGAGCAGCCGGGACCGATCATGTCGATGATGCCGATCTTCATGATCGGTGTGGTCTTCGGTCTGGCCATGGACTACGAGGTGTTCCTGGTGACGCGGATGCGCGAGGCCTATGTGCAGGGCGCCTCGCCCGCCGAGGCCATCACCACGGGCTTCACCCTCGGCGGCCGGGTCGTCGCGGCAGCGGCGATCATCATGATCAGCGTGTTCTCCGGCTTCATCCTGGAGACGAACGACATGGTCAAGATGATGGGCTTCGGCCTCGCGATCGCGGTCCTCTTCGACGCCTTCGTGGTCCGCATGGCCGTCGTGCCCGCGGTCCTCGCCCTGCTCGGCAACAAGGCCTGGTGGCTGCCGAAGTGGCTCGATCGCGTCCTTCCCAACGTGGACGTCGAGGGCGAGAAGCTGCACAAGCAGCTCGACGGGGACGACGACGGCCAAGCCCCTGCCCCGCAGGAGCGCGAGCCGGCCCCGGCCGGGGTCTGA
- a CDS encoding YchJ family protein, whose translation MSRRTTEPTSPCPCGLPATYAQCCGRLHSGQAAAATPEGLMRSRYAAFAVEDEAYLLRTWHPRTRPPGIGFDGGMRWTGLEILGTGEGSAFHRTGTVTFRARYTEGGRPGSLHEHSRFERVDGAWVYVDGDIGE comes from the coding sequence ATGTCTCGTCGTACGACCGAACCGACCTCGCCCTGCCCGTGCGGGCTGCCCGCCACCTATGCGCAGTGCTGCGGAAGGCTGCACTCCGGGCAGGCCGCCGCCGCGACGCCCGAAGGGCTGATGCGGTCGCGCTATGCCGCGTTCGCCGTCGAGGACGAGGCGTATCTGCTGCGCACCTGGCATCCGCGGACGCGGCCGCCGGGGATCGGCTTCGACGGCGGGATGCGCTGGACCGGCCTGGAGATTCTCGGCACCGGTGAGGGAAGCGCCTTTCACCGCACGGGCACGGTGACGTTCCGGGCGCGCTACACCGAGGGCGGGCGGCCGGGGTCGCTGCACGAGCACAGCCGGTTCGAGCGGGTGGACGGGGCGTGGGTGTACGTCGACGGGGACATCGGGGAGTAG
- a CDS encoding SDR family NAD(P)-dependent oxidoreductase has protein sequence MSDQRVVLVTGGGTGIGAATARLLRKEGHQVVISGRRPEPLRRVAEETGALAHPSDTTDPDDVRALIEATVAAYGRLDGLVLNAGVGRGGGVGEISLDDWELVLRTNLTGPFLLLRAALPHLLAARGSVVAVASASALVSGPGSAAYATSKAALLQLCRSLTVDYGPQGLRANTVCPSWIRTEMADRRMTRFAEQSQLPDKEAAYEEATRLNPTRRPGDPQEVAEAITWLLSPAASFVNGATLTVDGGATTLDPGTAAFDFRIEPR, from the coding sequence ATGTCCGATCAGCGAGTTGTCCTCGTCACCGGTGGCGGCACGGGCATCGGCGCGGCCACCGCGCGACTGCTCCGCAAGGAGGGCCACCAGGTCGTGATCTCCGGCCGCCGCCCCGAACCGCTGCGCCGCGTCGCGGAGGAGACCGGAGCCCTGGCCCACCCCTCGGACACCACCGACCCCGACGACGTACGCGCTCTCATCGAGGCGACCGTCGCCGCGTACGGACGCCTCGACGGGCTCGTCCTCAACGCAGGGGTGGGGCGCGGCGGGGGAGTCGGCGAGATATCCCTCGACGACTGGGAGTTGGTCCTGCGCACCAACCTGACCGGCCCGTTCCTGCTGCTGCGCGCCGCCCTGCCGCACCTGCTGGCGGCCCGCGGCTCGGTCGTGGCGGTCGCCTCGGCGTCCGCCCTGGTCTCCGGACCGGGGAGCGCGGCCTACGCCACCTCCAAGGCGGCGCTCCTGCAGCTGTGCCGCTCCCTCACCGTGGACTACGGCCCCCAGGGTCTGCGCGCCAACACCGTGTGCCCCAGCTGGATCCGCACCGAGATGGCCGACCGCCGCATGACCCGCTTCGCCGAACAGTCCCAACTGCCCGACAAGGAGGCCGCGTACGAGGAAGCCACCCGCCTCAACCCCACCCGCCGCCCCGGCGACCCGCAGGAGGTGGCGGAGGCCATCACCTGGCTCCTCTCGCCCGCCGCGTCCTTCGTGAACGGCGCGACCCTGACCGTCGACGGCGGTGCCACCACCCTCGACCCGGGCACGGCGGCCTTCGACTTCCGCATCGAGCCGCGCTGA
- a CDS encoding GlxA family transcriptional regulator, whose amino-acid sequence MHSVGVLALDGVVPFELGIPARIFGAARDADGDPLYSVATCSLDGGPVRAEADYDLVVGHDASLLARVDTVVVPPSHRVGIAIREEGRLPEAVRDALAGVRPGTRMVAICTGSYVLAAAGLLDHRRATTHWRETEALQRLFGKVRVDPDVLFVDDGDVLTSAGVAAGVDLCLHLVRRDHGSDVANEVGRSCIVPPWRDGGQAQYIRRPVPPPSAGGTSPTRAWILERLAEPVTLADMAAHAQVSLRTFTRRFRDEVGTSPGVWLVQQRVERARHLLETTDWPVDLVAHRAGFGTGTSLRQHLQAAIGVSPAAYRRTFRATA is encoded by the coding sequence ATGCACTCGGTGGGAGTTCTGGCCCTGGACGGCGTCGTGCCCTTTGAGTTGGGCATTCCGGCCCGGATCTTCGGTGCCGCGCGCGACGCGGACGGGGATCCGCTCTACTCCGTGGCGACGTGCAGCCTGGACGGTGGGCCGGTGCGGGCCGAGGCCGACTACGACCTGGTGGTCGGCCATGACGCGTCACTGCTCGCGCGCGTGGACACCGTGGTCGTCCCGCCCTCGCATCGCGTGGGCATCGCCATTCGCGAGGAGGGCCGGCTGCCCGAGGCGGTGCGGGACGCGTTGGCAGGTGTACGGCCCGGGACCCGCATGGTGGCGATCTGTACGGGCTCCTACGTGCTGGCCGCGGCCGGACTGCTCGACCATCGGCGGGCGACCACGCACTGGCGTGAAACCGAGGCGCTGCAACGGCTGTTCGGCAAGGTGCGGGTCGATCCCGATGTGTTGTTCGTCGATGACGGTGACGTGCTGACTTCGGCCGGTGTGGCAGCCGGGGTCGATCTGTGTCTGCATCTCGTACGTCGCGACCATGGCAGCGACGTCGCCAACGAGGTGGGCCGGTCCTGCATCGTGCCGCCGTGGCGCGACGGCGGGCAGGCCCAGTACATCCGGCGTCCCGTACCCCCGCCGTCGGCCGGCGGCACCTCGCCCACCCGCGCCTGGATTCTGGAGCGCCTCGCCGAACCCGTCACGCTCGCCGACATGGCCGCACACGCCCAGGTCAGCCTGCGGACCTTCACCCGGCGGTTCCGGGACGAGGTCGGCACCAGCCCCGGGGTGTGGCTGGTGCAGCAGCGGGTGGAGCGGGCCCGGCACCTCCTGGAGACCACGGACTGGCCCGTCGACCTCGTCGCGCACCGCGCGGGCTTCGGCACCGGCACCTCGCTGCGCCAGCATCTGCAGGCCGCGATCGGCGTCTCCCCCGCGGCGTACCGGCGCACCTTCCGCGCCACCGCCTGA
- a CDS encoding NADP-dependent oxidoreductase, whose amino-acid sequence MPDAALTLPPLPPLPATMRAITQVRPGGPEVLELVETERPVPGRTEILVRVHAAGVNPSDWKTRARGVFADGAQPPFTLGFDVCGVVAAVGQGVTVFKPGDEVFGMPRFPHPAGAYAEYVTAPARHFAHRPAALDHVHAAALPLAALTAWQALVDTADVRPGQRVLIHAAAGGVGHLAVQIAKSRGAYVIGTAREAKHAFLRGLGADELIDYTRQDFAHQLKDIDVALDTVGGTYGPRSLRTLRPGGTLITLSSPDDAVPAEEAHAADAHAVFMLVEPDQEGLRQIASLVDSGQLRVEIEEVVPLAEAARAHELGETGRTTGKLVLSVTP is encoded by the coding sequence ATGCCCGACGCCGCCCTCACTCTTCCCCCGCTCCCTCCCCTCCCCGCGACCATGCGGGCCATCACCCAGGTCCGCCCGGGCGGACCCGAAGTCCTCGAACTCGTCGAGACCGAGCGCCCGGTCCCGGGCCGGACCGAGATCCTGGTCCGTGTGCACGCGGCAGGCGTCAACCCGTCCGACTGGAAGACCCGCGCCAGAGGCGTCTTCGCCGACGGCGCGCAGCCCCCGTTCACCCTGGGCTTCGACGTCTGTGGAGTGGTCGCTGCCGTCGGCCAGGGCGTCACCGTCTTCAAGCCGGGCGACGAGGTGTTCGGCATGCCCCGCTTCCCGCACCCCGCGGGCGCCTACGCCGAGTACGTCACCGCCCCGGCCCGACACTTCGCGCACCGCCCGGCCGCCCTCGACCACGTCCACGCGGCGGCGCTCCCGCTCGCTGCCCTGACCGCCTGGCAGGCCCTGGTCGACACGGCCGACGTCCGACCGGGACAGCGCGTGCTGATCCACGCCGCCGCGGGAGGCGTCGGCCACCTGGCCGTGCAGATCGCCAAGTCCCGTGGCGCGTACGTCATCGGCACCGCCCGCGAGGCCAAGCACGCCTTCCTGCGCGGCCTGGGCGCCGACGAACTCATCGACTACACCCGGCAGGACTTCGCACACCAACTGAAGGACATCGACGTCGCCCTCGACACCGTCGGCGGCACCTACGGACCACGCTCCCTGCGTACCCTGCGCCCGGGCGGCACCTTGATCACCCTCTCCTCGCCGGACGACGCCGTCCCCGCCGAAGAGGCGCACGCCGCGGACGCACACGCCGTGTTCATGCTCGTCGAACCCGACCAGGAGGGACTGCGACAGATCGCGTCCCTGGTCGACAGCGGCCAACTGCGGGTCGAGATCGAGGAGGTCGTCCCGCTGGCGGAGGCGGCCAGGGCACATGAACTCGGCGAGACGGGCCGCACCACCGGCAAGCTGGTCCTGTCCGTGACGCCCTGA
- a CDS encoding M20/M25/M40 family metallo-hydrolase, which yields MSGPSTTKAVSGEDEVVDLCRELIRIDTSNYGDHSGPGERKAAEYVAEKLAEVGLEPQIIESHQGRASTVARIEGEDPSRPALLIHGHTDVVPANAQDWTHHPFSGEIADGCVWGRGAVDMKDMDAMTLAVVRDRMRSGRKPPRDIVLAFLADEEAGGTYGARHLVDKHPGLFEGVTEAIGEVGGFSFTVNENLRLYLVETAQKGMHWMRVTVEGTAGHGSMTNKDNAITELCEAVGRLGRHEWPVRVTKTVRSFLDELSDALGTELDPENMDETLAKLGGIAKMIGATLKNSAAPTMLDAGYKVNVIPGQASARIDGRFLPGHEEEFHADLARVLGPRVKIDEAGSHLDKALETDFDGKLVDAMQTALRAEDPIARAIPYMLSGGTDAKHFDDLGIRCFGFAPLQLPPELDFAGMFHGVDERVPVDGLKFGVRVLDRFIDAS from the coding sequence GTGAGCGGGCCGAGCACCACCAAGGCAGTCTCTGGCGAGGACGAGGTCGTCGACCTCTGTCGCGAACTGATCCGGATCGACACCAGCAACTACGGCGACCACTCGGGTCCGGGCGAGCGCAAGGCCGCGGAGTACGTCGCGGAGAAGCTCGCGGAGGTCGGCCTCGAGCCGCAGATCATCGAGTCCCACCAGGGGCGGGCCTCGACCGTGGCGCGGATCGAGGGCGAGGACCCGAGCAGGCCGGCGCTGCTCATCCACGGCCACACCGACGTGGTGCCGGCCAACGCGCAGGACTGGACGCACCACCCGTTCTCGGGCGAGATCGCGGACGGCTGTGTCTGGGGCCGTGGCGCGGTCGACATGAAGGACATGGACGCGATGACCCTCGCGGTCGTGCGGGACCGGATGCGCAGCGGCCGCAAGCCCCCGCGCGACATCGTGCTGGCCTTCCTCGCGGATGAGGAGGCCGGGGGGACGTACGGCGCCCGGCATCTCGTCGACAAGCATCCCGGTCTCTTCGAGGGCGTGACCGAGGCGATCGGTGAGGTCGGCGGGTTCTCGTTCACCGTGAACGAGAACCTGCGGCTGTATCTCGTGGAGACCGCCCAGAAGGGCATGCACTGGATGCGGGTCACGGTCGAGGGCACGGCCGGGCACGGGTCCATGACCAACAAGGACAACGCGATCACCGAGCTGTGCGAGGCGGTCGGGCGGCTCGGGCGGCACGAGTGGCCGGTGCGGGTGACGAAGACCGTACGTTCCTTCCTCGACGAGCTCTCCGACGCCCTCGGCACCGAGCTCGACCCGGAGAACATGGACGAGACGCTGGCCAAGCTCGGCGGCATCGCCAAGATGATCGGCGCCACGCTCAAGAACTCGGCGGCGCCGACGATGCTCGACGCGGGCTACAAGGTGAACGTCATCCCCGGCCAGGCCAGCGCCCGCATCGACGGCCGGTTCCTGCCCGGGCACGAGGAGGAGTTCCACGCCGACCTGGCCCGTGTGCTCGGGCCCCGGGTGAAGATCGACGAGGCCGGCTCGCACCTGGACAAGGCGCTCGAGACGGACTTCGACGGCAAGCTCGTGGACGCGATGCAGACCGCGCTCAGGGCGGAGGACCCGATCGCCCGCGCCATCCCGTACATGCTCTCCGGCGGCACCGACGCCAAGCACTTCGACGACCTGGGCATCCGCTGCTTCGGCTTCGCGCCGCTCCAGCTGCCGCCCGAGCTCGACTTCGCCGGGATGTTCCACGGCGTGGACGAGCGAGTGCCGGTGGACGGTCTGAAGTTCGGTGTCCGTGTGCTCGACCGGTTCATCGACGCCTCCTGA
- a CDS encoding chaplin, with amino-acid sequence MIKKVVAAAAATGGLVLAGAGIAAADAGAQGAAVKSPGVLSGNVVQAPIHIPVNACGNTVTVIGLLNPTFGNTCTNA; translated from the coding sequence ATGATCAAGAAGGTCGTCGCTGCTGCGGCTGCCACTGGTGGTCTCGTGCTCGCGGGTGCGGGTATCGCTGCTGCCGACGCCGGTGCCCAGGGTGCCGCCGTGAAGTCTCCCGGCGTGCTCTCGGGCAACGTTGTTCAGGCGCCCATCCACATCCCGGTGAACGCGTGTGGAAACACGGTCACCGTGATCGGGCTGCTGAACCCCACCTTCGGCAACACCTGCACCAACGCGTGA
- a CDS encoding chaplin has product MRQVTRKGLITVAAASGVLAVTGGYAHADSGANGKTSDSPGVASGNTIQLPVDVPINLCGNTVNVIGLLNPAAGNSCANDSDNGTGGKHKPSGGGATAEGSAKDSPGVASGNHVQLPVDVPVNACGNSVSIVGLGNATSGNACSNESGPVKPPGNDHPGEPQEPQEPDEPNEPNEPGNPNNPDTPDNPSSPDEPTNPNEPGTQIVTPPKGSEQLAHTGSDLPIGIAVPASAGLLLAGAVLYRRSRQAA; this is encoded by the coding sequence ATGCGACAGGTCACGCGTAAAGGCCTGATCACGGTGGCGGCCGCCAGCGGCGTGCTCGCCGTCACCGGTGGCTACGCACACGCCGACTCGGGCGCCAACGGCAAGACGTCGGACTCACCCGGCGTCGCCTCGGGCAACACGATCCAGCTCCCGGTCGACGTGCCGATCAACCTCTGCGGCAACACCGTGAACGTGATCGGACTGCTCAACCCCGCGGCCGGCAACAGCTGCGCCAACGACTCCGACAACGGCACGGGCGGCAAGCACAAGCCGTCCGGCGGCGGAGCCACGGCCGAGGGCAGCGCCAAGGACTCACCCGGCGTCGCGTCCGGCAACCATGTGCAGCTGCCGGTCGACGTCCCCGTGAACGCCTGCGGGAACAGCGTCAGCATCGTCGGCCTCGGCAACGCCACCTCGGGCAACGCCTGCAGCAACGAATCGGGCCCGGTCAAGCCTCCCGGCAACGACCACCCCGGCGAGCCGCAGGAACCGCAGGAGCCGGACGAGCCGAACGAGCCGAACGAGCCCGGGAATCCGAACAACCCGGATACTCCGGACAACCCGTCCAGCCCGGACGAGCCGACGAATCCCAATGAGCCGGGGACGCAGATCGTCACCCCGCCCAAGGGCTCCGAGCAGCTCGCCCACACGGGCAGCGACTTGCCGATCGGCATCGCCGTTCCGGCGAGCGCCGGTCTGCTGCTCGCGGGTGCGGTGCTCTACCGCAGGTCGCGTCAGGCCGCGTAA
- a CDS encoding DUF5703 family protein — MPEYEFVDVYVPRGVSRKEATRLLTDHAEYGHWELDRLSLRRDGSRRVRLRRRIIRQVRATW, encoded by the coding sequence ATGCCGGAATACGAATTTGTCGACGTGTACGTACCGCGCGGGGTCTCCCGCAAGGAAGCGACTCGTCTCCTCACGGACCATGCAGAGTACGGACACTGGGAGTTGGACCGACTGAGCCTGCGCCGGGACGGCAGCCGCAGGGTGCGGCTGCGCCGCCGGATCATTCGCCAGGTGCGCGCCACATGGTGA